The following DNA comes from Marinilactibacillus sp. Marseille-P9653.
TTTGGGATTATGAAGCAAGAAATGTATCACGGAGAACCTAAAGTAAGCTATGAAGAACTAAGAGAACAGATTGAAGAATATATTGAGTGGTACAATACCACTCGTAGAAAGAAAAAACTGGCTGGCTTAAGTCCAGTAGAATACCGAACTCAAGCCAGCCAGTCGGCTGCATAATATTAAAACTCTAACTTTTGGGGGTCAGCACCTCAGCGCGTTTTTTCTCTATTCAACTCTTCTTATACATCTACGATTTTTCTCAAGGTTCTTCTAATTTCTTTTCCTTGTAAAATAATCACAGACCAGAACATCATGGTGCTGATCATAAATGAGATCAAGCTCGGTAAGGGCTGAGTCGTCCAGCCTAGCAAAAGGAAGATCAGTGGAATAAAGCCCAGTAAAGCAGCTGCTTGAAGATACAAAACGTACTCTTCCGTATCCAGACGTACCATTTGGATTGCGAGAAACATGGCAACCAGCGCAAATATGCAGATGATGGGAATAGAGTACGTAATGGACCAGCCAGACCAGTCATTGATAAAGTCAAAATATAAACTAATGCCAGATAAAAGCAGAATCAGATACAATATCCCCTTCGTGATATTTCGGCGTTTGCGGATAATAATTAAAACGACCATCCACATACTCATAATTCCAAAGACAACGTAATCCAATCCAAAAAACTCAAAAGACCAGAGCCATTGA
Coding sequences within:
- a CDS encoding DUF6320 domain-containing protein; the protein is MNPCPHCKTIVKGEWSECPLCGKQIVKLEQAEVASDPFPAIPLRFNRARITKLLTLISVVAIVIYFLVQWLWSFEFFGLDYVVFGIMSMWMVVLIIIRKRRNITKGILYLILLLSGISLYFDFINDWSGWSITYSIPIICIFALVAMFLAIQMVRLDTEEYVLYLQAAALLGFIPLIFLLLGWTTQPLPSLISFMISTMMFWSVIILQGKEIRRTLRKIVDV